From a single Lytechinus variegatus isolate NC3 chromosome 9, Lvar_3.0, whole genome shotgun sequence genomic region:
- the LOC121421035 gene encoding uncharacterized protein LOC121421035, whose translation MANRHKFLFLYNERCKKVELENDNPNGVSMEELMEKASNLFGIDQTNILLQKWDSGYECFIDIDGNEPADETISGGIKIKVQSIVHFMPVHIDMVQPIAAAQPVVSEKPEDTSTEDEPDAGGRSRDVEMEVEEKDQGEAQIYSHERSRLRPVSCWIVNWKLPDLPPAIHKKLLSLPLGNDLRVSERSTIFDIIFKSVMQHKNVYPKPAEYTLLIDQLFKRYPRLDCNLKDVNCGSRKVMYRKKLTYYFQNKRDVLRKDELTTVNFAWRKKRQSTKPVCKATASSAAPAVWGVQNYLPSMPDTEDDDSIKKHIKIMQDEFKKKYPDIKRVATGMDMTLSARRNTIVKENATIQDIKDTYPWLFQESQLMAEMDRLIGSSEDKGFKGKMTLGFKKFGMAIVKYGKRLKAKSTPQCFKILAERIPITRDDKEYQDAVTRAAIIMIPTMFREKIGNIFKESKENEESDEMPSPVIKYSGQLTEAAEFQIAVDGVVVATSEDIISSFSCYMAAIYTFNMHNPRCLAKTALFVERVILDLEDNQSIQPLQNVVSKLVNLLE comes from the exons GCACAAATTCCTGTTCCTTTATAACGAACGCTGCAAAAAGGTTGAGCTAGAAAATGACAACCCAAATGGAGTAAGCATGGAAGAGCTCATGGAAAAGGCAAGCAACTTGTTCGGTATTGATCAGACAAATATCTTGCTCCAAAAATGGGACTCTGGTTATGAATGTTTTATCGACATCGATGGTAACGAGCCTGCTGATGAAACTATATCTGGGGGTATCAAGATTAAAGTTCAATCCATAGTGCACTTCATGCCAGTGCACATAGACATGGTGCAACCCATTGCTGCTGCACAACCAGTCGTGTCTGAGAAACCTGAAGATACTAGCACTGAAGATGAACCTGATGCTGGTGGCAGATCTAGAGATGTTGAAATGGAGGTGGAGGAAAAGGATCAAGGAGAAGCACAGATTTATTCTCATGAAAGGTCCAGGTTGAG GCCAGTTTCATGTTGGATAGTAAATTGGAAGTTGCCAGATCTACCTCCAGCAATTCACAAGAAGCTACTGTCACTGCCACTTGGAAATGACTTGAGGGTCTCGGAGAGGTCAAcgatatttgacataatattcaagtCTGTGATGCAGCATAAGAA TGTGTACCCAAAGCCTGCTGAATATACCTTACTTATTGACCAATTGTTCAAGCGATATCCGAGACTGGACTGCAACTTGAAAGATGTCAATTGTGGAAGTCGCAAG GTGATGTACAGGAAGAAGCTCACGTATTACTTCCAAAACAAAAGAGATGTCCTAAGGAAAGACGAGCTGACAACTGTAAACTTTGCATGGCGGAAGAAGAGACAATCAACCAAGCCGGTATGCAAAGCAACTGCATCATCAGCTGCACCAGCAGTATGGGGCGTACAAAATTACCTACCGTCAATGCCGGACACGGAAGATGATGACAGCATCAAAAAGCACATCAAGATAATGCAGGATGAGTTCAAAAAGAAGTATCCTGACATCAAAAGAGTTGCAACAGGCATGGATATGACATTAAGTGCTCGGAGAAACACTATTGTAAAAGAGAATGCAACAATTCAAGACATAAAGGATACTTATCCATGGCTATTCCAAGAATCGCAG CTGATGGCTGAAATGGACCGGCTGATTGGCAGCTCGGAGGATAAGGGGTTCAAGGGCAAAATGACCCTTGGGTTCAAAAAATTCGGGATGGCCATTGTTAAGTACGGGAAACGATTGAAAGCAAAATCCACACCACAGTGTTTCAAGATACTAGCTGAGAGGATTCCTATCACTAGGGATGACAAGGAATATCAAG ATGCTGTAACAAGAGCGGCCATAATCATGATACCAACCATGTTCAGGGAGAAGATTGGCAACATCTTCAAGGAGTCTAAGGAGAACGAAGAGTCT GATGAAATGCCTTCCCCTGTCATCAAGTACAGTGGCCAGCTGACAGAAGCAGCAGAGTTCCAGATAGCTGTGGATGGAGTGGTTGTTGCAACAAGTGAAGACATCATCAGCTCCTTCAGCTGCTACATGGCAGCTATTTATACCTTCAACATGCACAACCCCCGATGTTTGGCCAAGACGGCTCTCTTCGTTGAAAGAGTCATCCTAGACCTTGAAGACAATCAGTCCATCCAACCTTTGCAAAATGTGGTCTCAAAGTTAGTAAATCTTCTTGAATAA